From the genome of Aphanothece sacrum FPU1, one region includes:
- a CDS encoding cofactor assembly of complex C subunit B, with amino-acid sequence MNNPVLISTFFLTLLLMVGLFFFLRASVKDRTEQMQFSADIAPINLLSQLQTYFTQKAYKITAVDPQKQQITFDGFVRPSWFLAIFLSFLAAVGLFCLGLVLSFLYPTLTPIFLGLSLLSPLTGVFYWKQAGRIEQLYLSVAPQESASQTYTVVTVTAHRDELIQLQETLPILRKISVN; translated from the coding sequence GTGAATAATCCAGTTCTAATCTCAACTTTTTTCCTGACCCTTCTACTCATGGTTGGCCTATTCTTTTTCCTTCGGGCCTCCGTTAAAGATAGGACTGAGCAAATGCAATTCAGCGCAGACATTGCCCCTATAAACTTATTAAGTCAATTACAAACTTATTTTACCCAAAAAGCCTATAAAATTACTGCAGTTGATCCCCAAAAACAACAGATAACCTTCGATGGTTTTGTGCGTCCTAGTTGGTTTTTGGCGATTTTTTTGAGTTTTTTAGCGGCTGTGGGTTTATTTTGCTTAGGGTTAGTTCTATCCTTTCTCTATCCTACTCTAACCCCTATATTCCTGGGTTTAAGCCTATTATCTCCCCTAACTGGAGTCTTTTACTGGAAACAAGCTGGACGAATTGAGCAATTGTATCTATCAGTTGCTCCCCAAGAGTCCGCTTCACAAACTTATACTGTAGTGACAGTAACTGCTCACCGAGATGAATTAATTCAACTACAAGAAACATTACCTATTTTACGAAAAATATCAGTTAATTAA
- a CDS encoding tetratricopeptide repeat protein, whose amino-acid sequence MLEQIIDAINTQNYPIAHQLLEEFTQLEPDNPWIDFYKGRLEEVQGNLSPARAIYGQLLPKISNPKLITQIRQGIQRITEIEDNKRKEGLAQAMEEKSSLEMGMLVLEGIANELKQKAAQKFGEIMEIDPYTARLQLPNRSWRLYRTGAIGKLRFYSEKLNQSQIPCFTALTRDISLLRVYQVLYFESVENKVTVVYEPKKGQRDILTFEWSEISQRVEGLLPLFEECVDIGLRGKVQRKTKTLDYAKVCDLHLSQQNSIIRLCDQNYHFLDGISFCDSQKATDGRGTVQNSWSHLLQFLGQKLPDRKVWSEFTPFGESAIDFQELLKLINPHINLLRREDTPWDAAFQLYSGLAFVKEK is encoded by the coding sequence ATGCTTGAGCAAATTATCGACGCTATCAATACCCAAAACTATCCAATAGCACATCAACTACTGGAGGAGTTTACCCAACTAGAACCAGATAACCCTTGGATTGATTTTTATAAAGGGCGTTTAGAGGAAGTTCAAGGAAATTTAAGCCCCGCTAGGGCAATTTATGGACAATTATTACCTAAGATCTCAAATCCTAAGTTAATTACCCAAATTCGTCAAGGAATTCAAAGAATCACCGAAATTGAAGATAATAAACGAAAAGAAGGGTTAGCCCAAGCGATGGAGGAAAAGAGTAGTCTAGAAATGGGAATGCTGGTATTAGAGGGGATAGCAAACGAATTAAAACAAAAAGCGGCGCAAAAATTCGGCGAAATCATGGAAATTGACCCTTATACTGCCCGCTTACAATTACCTAACCGTTCTTGGCGATTATATCGCACAGGAGCTATTGGTAAACTCCGTTTTTATTCTGAAAAACTTAATCAGTCGCAAATTCCTTGTTTTACGGCGTTGACGCGGGATATTAGCTTGTTAAGGGTTTATCAGGTTTTGTATTTTGAGTCAGTGGAGAATAAAGTAACCGTTGTTTATGAACCCAAAAAGGGACAGCGAGATATTTTGACATTTGAGTGGTCAGAAATAAGTCAACGGGTAGAAGGGTTACTCCCGTTATTTGAGGAATGTGTGGATATTGGGTTACGAGGGAAAGTACAACGGAAAACCAAAACCCTAGACTATGCTAAAGTATGTGATCTCCATTTATCCCAACAAAATAGTATTATTCGTCTATGCGATCAAAATTATCATTTTTTAGACGGTATTAGCTTTTGTGACAGCCAAAAAGCGACCGATGGACGAGGAACAGTTCAAAATAGTTGGAGTCATTTACTGCAATTTTTGGGGCAGAAGTTACCAGATAGGAAAGTTTGGTCAGAGTTTACGCCTTTTGGAGAATCTGCCATTGATTTTCAGGAATTACTCAAATTAATTAACCCTCATATTAATTTATTGCGTCGGGAAGATACCCCTTGGGATGCAGCTTTTCAACTTTATAGTGGGTTGGCTTTTGTTAAAGAAAAATAG